The following coding sequences lie in one Arachis ipaensis cultivar K30076 chromosome B03, Araip1.1, whole genome shotgun sequence genomic window:
- the LOC107631642 gene encoding tobamovirus multiplication protein 1 isoform X1 (The sequence of the model RefSeq protein was modified relative to this genomic sequence to represent the inferred CDS: added 14 bases not found in genome assembly) — protein sequence MASSLRTKSFVFGEGGPQIDAVSHWWNDVDESDEWQRGIYYALCAAYATVSIVAIVQLVRIQMRVPEYGWTTQKVFHLMNFIVNGLRAVIFGSYETIFAIKPKSLERVLMEIPSLLFFSTYTLLVLFWAEIYHQARSEPAQKLRPAYFVINGFIYFIQICFWIFMSVSSADTGAEIAKLFLAVVSFCAALGPIESRGRQKKLYEVGSVTTICCTCFLIRCTMLAVSAFDEEADLDVLDHPILNLIYYLLVEIVPSGLVLFILRKLPPRRVSDQYHPIR from the exons ATGGCGTCTTCACTGAGGACAAAGAGTTTTGTGTTCGGAGAAGGAGGACCTCAGATTGATGCTGTATCTCACTGGTGGAACGACGTTGATGAATCGGATGAATGGCAAAGAGGCATTTACTATGCTCTTTGTGCCGCTTACGCCACCGTTTCCATTGTTGCCATC GTGCAACTGGTGCGCATTCAAATGAGAGTACCTGAATATGGATGGACAACACAGAAGGTTTTCCACTTAATGAATTTTATTGTCAATGGAT TGAGGGCTGTTATATTTGGTTCATACGAAACTATTTTTGCAATTAAACCCAAG TCACTGGAGAGGGTGCTAATGGAGATTCCTAGTCTTCTGTTTTTCTCTACTTATACGTTGCTTGTCCTGTTCTGGGCTGAGATATACCACCAG GCAAGAAGTGAACCAGCGCAAAAACTTAGGCCTGCTTATTTTGTTATCAATGGGTTTATTTACTTCATACAG ATCTGCTTTTGGATTTTCATGAGCGTAAGCAGCGCTGACACTGGCGCAGAGATTGCTAAACTCTTCCTTGCAG TTGTTTCATTTTGCGCTGCTCTTGGACCAATTGAATCCAGAGGTCGTCAAAAGAAGCTTTACGAG GTTGGCTCAGTGACAACTATTTGCTGTACATGTTTCTTGATAAGATGTACTATG CTTGCAGTATCTGCATTTGACGAGGAAGCAGATCTGGATGTGTTGGATCATCCCATTCTTAACCTCATCTATTATTTG TTGGTGGAGATTGTTCCATCAGGGTTGGTGCTTTTCATACTGCGAAAGCTGCCACCAAGAAGAGTTTCTGATCAGTATC
- the LOC107631642 gene encoding tobamovirus multiplication protein 1 isoform X2 (The sequence of the model RefSeq protein was modified relative to this genomic sequence to represent the inferred CDS: added 14 bases not found in genome assembly) translates to MNLFSCGKIVQLVRIQMRVPEYGWTTQKVFHLMNFIVNGLRAVIFGSYETIFAIKPKSLERVLMEIPSLLFFSTYTLLVLFWAEIYHQARSEPAQKLRPAYFVINGFIYFIQICFWIFMSVSSADTGAEIAKLFLAVVSFCAALGPIESRGRQKKLYEVGSVTTICCTCFLIRCTMLAVSAFDEEADLDVLDHPILNLIYYLLVEIVPSGLVLFILRKLPPRRVSDQYHPIR, encoded by the exons ATGAACCTATTTAGCTGTGGAAAAATT GTGCAACTGGTGCGCATTCAAATGAGAGTACCTGAATATGGATGGACAACACAGAAGGTTTTCCACTTAATGAATTTTATTGTCAATGGAT TGAGGGCTGTTATATTTGGTTCATACGAAACTATTTTTGCAATTAAACCCAAG TCACTGGAGAGGGTGCTAATGGAGATTCCTAGTCTTCTGTTTTTCTCTACTTATACGTTGCTTGTCCTGTTCTGGGCTGAGATATACCACCAG GCAAGAAGTGAACCAGCGCAAAAACTTAGGCCTGCTTATTTTGTTATCAATGGGTTTATTTACTTCATACAG ATCTGCTTTTGGATTTTCATGAGCGTAAGCAGCGCTGACACTGGCGCAGAGATTGCTAAACTCTTCCTTGCAG TTGTTTCATTTTGCGCTGCTCTTGGACCAATTGAATCCAGAGGTCGTCAAAAGAAGCTTTACGAG GTTGGCTCAGTGACAACTATTTGCTGTACATGTTTCTTGATAAGATGTACTATG CTTGCAGTATCTGCATTTGACGAGGAAGCAGATCTGGATGTGTTGGATCATCCCATTCTTAACCTCATCTATTATTTG TTGGTGGAGATTGTTCCATCAGGGTTGGTGCTTTTCATACTGCGAAAGCTGCCACCAAGAAGAGTTTCTGATCAGTATC